Proteins encoded within one genomic window of Cucumis sativus cultivar 9930 chromosome 3, Cucumber_9930_V3, whole genome shotgun sequence:
- the LOC105434935 gene encoding uncharacterized protein LOC105434935 translates to MQSKLQGKVKFQNKGSYNSSNPSTIEQPAEESSASLPLGLLAIGTFGNNINELKVVKTDDENAIIDAKSTLNETDDDNDGSLEGVPELEEELAKLWQQNSALREEESDDFDDDQIEEQIVKKNVGLVVREWEGDVEKNNDPRISIVKRSVSFLIKKIFICGSGFAPLPPSPPPNFMDRPQDATMKKMLRMMLQKKIYPKNSSQMASLKRFLKEKERRDKRNEDDEDER, encoded by the exons ATGCAAAGTAAACTCCaaggaaaagtaaaatttcaGAACAAAGGATCATATAATTCTTCAAACCCTTCAA CTATTGAGCAACCAGCTGAAGAATCCAGTGCTTCCTTGCCTCTTGGGTTACTAGCAATTGGAACTTTTGGCAACAATATTAACGAGTTGAAAGTAGTGAAGACCGATGACGAAAACGCTATCATCGATGCTAAATCTACATTGAATGAAACCGACGATGACAACGACGGTTCTCTTGAAGGTGTCCCCGAATTAGAAGAGGAGTTGGCAAAACTTTGGCAGCAGAACTCTGCACTTCGTGAAGAGGAAAGTGATGATTTTGATGATGACCAAATAGAAGAACAAATTGTGAAAAAGAACGTTGGTTTGGTGGTGAGGGAATGGGAAGGTGATGTTGAGAAAAACAATGATCCTCGCATATCCATTGTGAAGAGATCTGTATCATTTTTGATTAAGAAGATCTTTATATGTGGGAGCGGTTTTGCACCGTTGCCACCGTCGCCACCGCCAAACTTCATGGACAGACCGCAAGACGCAACGATGAAGAAG ATGTTGAGGATGATGctgcaaaagaaaatttacccTAAGAATTCTTCTCAAATGGCTTCATTGAAGAGATTCCtaaaggagaaagagagaagagataagagaaatgaagatgatgaagatgagaGGTAA